From the Garra rufa chromosome 17, GarRuf1.0, whole genome shotgun sequence genome, one window contains:
- the LOC141290267 gene encoding uncharacterized protein, producing the protein MPTGNLQRVSAHFPVIGPEVKQTGNLNNPVYSSACLSRHQVTHRTYDAHEERPFAGSNAKPDSKDCQTSDNTDNQDNRMAPYKPSASFPKYDVSGFGQPSIHYESHTSADALKDIQPGSQLASSHSRSTLMRTLKVPEPNPLKPSSFEHSSSQSSQSTSKVQTAGSSYGPFLRGIPVYPSMTSRKNPHSGVEYTGAKPSVVSSGPIFVVQGGGSAQGLGGYIGHPDSVKPLGVSSHVDPYQTSQISRDTRLTASSQGQSWNEALQYPMSGTQYSPSSEPRKPSKTDCRDNDATSSIVSSGGILLKDPESPQKNKLPPNQESTHPKFQQTYNIPGQPSQIFKPMYPSQSGAQHDVTKSTIASSGAILMMQAPANVQNRVESNKPKVHPSFLERKVPFTPGQTRQFQPIEATQNFRNVQPATSTYVSSSQTFSSMKETPYKPSSAPIKPFRSKLGFSGTNPSIVGLNEINTVHVRLNKLPTSSFGSSPNQWASGDISSGAYQISQGRRPGQNVQKPVRPSTHCSTGVQSQDSTRLITAIPSEFGQGAIRRISPTLSTSYRQALIRCVLGRLSVIRIRSLQGLQDAQTDPVRCSSVIIETVDTGNCPGNL; encoded by the exons ATGCCAACCGGTAATTTGCAAAGAGTTTCAGCACATTTCCCCGTGATTGGCCCTGAGGTGAAACAAACGGGAAACTTAAATAATCCTGTTTACAGTTCTGCTTGTCTGTCCCGTCATCAAGTCACCCACAGAACTTATGACGCTCATGAAGAAAGACCGTTTGCAGGATCAAACGCAAAACCAGATTCAAAGGATTGTCAGACTTCGGATAACACTGATAATCAAGACAATCGTATGGCTCCCTACAAGCCTTCAGCTTCTTTTCCAAAATATGACGTATCGGGTTTTGGTCAACCCTCTATTCACTATGAGTCTCATACATCAGCTGATGCCTTAAAAGACATTCAGCCTGGTAGCCAGCTGGCTTCTTCTCATAGCAGGTCCACCTTGATGAGAACCTTAAAAGTACCTGAACCTAACCCTTTAAAACCCTCTAGTTTTGAG CATAGTTCATCCCAGAGTAGCCAGAGTACTAGCAAAGTCCAGACAGCCGGTAGTAGTTATGGCCCATTTCTGAGGGGAATCCCTGTGTATCCAAGTATGACTTCAAGAAAAAACCCTCATAGTGGAGTTGAGTACACTGGGGCCAAGCCTTCAGTTGTTAGCTCAGGGCCAATCTTTGTAGTTCAAGGTGGAGGAAGTGCTCAAGGTCTTGGTGGCTATATTGGGCATCCAGATTCAGTAAAACCACTTGGCGTTTCCAGTCATGTTGACCCATATCAAACCAGTCAGATCTCTAGAGACACTAGATTGACTGCCAGCAGTCAGGGCCAATCATGGAATGAAGCTCTTCAGTACCCCATGAGTGGAACTCAATACAGTCCAAGTTCTGAGCCAAGAAAACCTTCCAAAACTGACTGTAGGGACAATGATGCTACGTCTTCAATTGTCAGCTCTGGTGGGATTCTTCTTAAGGATCCAGAAAGTCCTCAGAAAAACAAGTTGCCACCTAACCAAGAAAGCACTCACCCCAAATTCCAGCAGACCTACAATATCCCAGGTCAACCTAGTCAAATCTTTAAGCCCATGTATCCATCTCAAAGTGGGGCTCAACATGATGTGACCAAGTCCACAATTGCCAGTTCTGGGGCCATCCTTATGATGCAGGCTCCTGCAAATGTTCAAAATAGAGTAGAATCCAATAAACCCAAAGTTCATCCTAGCTTCCTAGAGCGCAAAGTACCGTTTACCCCTGGTCAGACTCGTCAATTCCAGCCAATTGAAGCGACTCAGAATTTTAGAAATGTCCAACCAGCCACTAGCACTTATGTCAGCTCTTCCCAGACCTTTTCTTCTATGAAGGAAACCCCATACAAACCAAGTTCAGCACCCATTAAGCCTTTTAGAAGTAAATTGGGATTCAGTGGAACTAACCCCAGTATTGTTGGATTGAATGAGATCAATACAGTCCACGTTAGGCTTAATAAACTGCCCACAAGCAGCTTTGGTAGTTCTCCAAACCAATGGGCTTCTGGTGACATTAGCAGTGGTGCTTACCAAATTTCCCAGGGCCGGAGGCCAGGTCAAAATGTGCAAAAGCCTgttagaccttcaacccattgttCCACAGGAGTCCAAAGCCAAGACAGCACCAGGCTTATTACCGCCATTCCAAGTGAGTTCGGCCAAGGTGCCATCCGAAGGATTTCTCCTACGCTTTCCACCAGCTACAGACAAG CCTTGATTAGGTGTGTGTTGGGGAGGCTGTCAGTCATCAGGATCCGGTCTCTGCAAGGACTACAGGATGCTCAGACTGATCCAGTGCGTTGCTCTTCAGTGATCATTGAAACTGTGGACACTGGGAACTGTCCTGGCAATTTGTGA
- the kdf1b gene encoding uncharacterized protein kdf1b produces MESTPSWTTGPIDDGPYQERCVDPVEIEIQHFGVRHKVNKDANGNTTGPEKVSFLPAKEEPVSGRCMCGPCASVSSCRKLFCSVLTCGLYRVCRRLPCLVSSESSAANVPVESPSSPPQPENGFYSDIRIGGVKVDTSVFEEDEDHASFSTSKIEMDSQICFSRLPEDDLINGNGMEDVDKLITQKLMEVFSEFEINELAKCTTDSMFLRRSREISQLISDIVQEHNMEEQEAECRLVREIIRISTRKSKKRPQILPKEPQRDSGNDTWNSKKNSQKSSFNSMSDGKLQISLERSDDIEARKLRNNSSQSFSPSFQETGVPITSDTPLLPSSVRA; encoded by the exons ATGGAGAGCACCCCGTCCTGGACCACTGGTCCCATCGATGACGGGCCATACCAAGAACGCTGTGTTGACCCTGTGGAGATAGAAATCCAGCACTTTGGAGTGAGGCACAAAGTCAACAAGGATGCCAATGGCAATACAACTGGGCCGGAGAAGGTAAGCTTTCTCCCTGCCAAAGAGGAGCCCGTTTCGGGGAGGTGTATGTGCGGCCCGTGCGCTTCTGTGAGTAGCTGCAGGAAGCTCTTTTGTAGCGTTTTGACTTGTGGACTGTACCGCGTGTGCCGGCGCTTGCCTTGTCTCGTTTCGAGCGAAAGCTCAGCTGCCAATGTGCCGGTGGAGAGCCCCTCAAGTCCTCCACAGCCTGAGAACGGCTTCTATTCTGACATCCGCATCGGTGGCGTCAAGGTGGACACATCCGTCTTTGAAGAAGATGAAGATCATGCGTCGTTTTCAACGTCCAAAATCGAGATGGACAGTCAGATTTGCTTTAGTAGGTTACCGGAAGATGACTTAATCAATGGAAATGGGATGGAAGACGTGGACAAGCTCATTACCCAGAAGCTCATGGAGGTCTTCTCTGAGTTTGAGATCAACGAGCTGGCCAAGTGCACCACGGACTCCATGTTCCTGCGGCGTTCGCGGGAGATCAGTCAGCTGATCTCGGATATCGTGCAGGAGCACAACATGGAGGAGCAGGAGGCCGAGTGCAGGCTGGTGCGAGAGATTATTCGCATTAGTACACGCAAGAGTAAGAAGAGGCCACAAATCTTGCCGAAGGAGCCGCAGCGGGACAGCGGCAATGACACCTGGAACAGCAAAAAGAACAGCCAGAAGAGCAGCTTTAATTCCATGAGCGATGGAA AGTTGCAGATTTCATTGGAGAGGTCAGATGACATTGAAGCCAGGAAGTTGCGCAATAACAGTAGCCAGT